The following nucleotide sequence is from Terriglobales bacterium.
CCGCCCGACACCATCCACCTGGTCATCGTGGACCCCGGCGTAGGCAGCTCGCGCCGCCCGCTGGTGGTCACCACCGGGAAGCACATCTTCGTGGCCCCCGACAACGGCGTGCTCTCCCTGGTCTACGAACGCGAGGAGCGCATCTCGGCTCGCCACATCACCGCGGAGCACTACTTCCTGCAGCCGGTGAGCCAGACCTTCCACGGCCGCGACGTCTTTGCCGCGGTGGTGGGCTGGTTGAGCAAAGGAGTGGAGGTGGCCAAGTTCGGCGAAGAGATCACCGACTACGTGCGCTTTGCCGCTCCCAAACCCAAGCCGGTCAGCGACAAGCTGATGAAAGGCGTCATCCTCAAGGTAGACAAGTTCGGCAACCTCATCACCAACATCACGCCCAAGGAAGTGCCGCAACTGTTCCAGCCGGAGCCGCCCTCCTTCAAGATCCTGGTGGGCAAGCACGAGATCACGCGCATGCGGAACTCCTACGCGGAGGGGGCCGCGGGCGAGGTTTTCGGCATTCTGGGGAGCATGGGCTTTCTGGAGATCGCCACCCACCGGGGTGCGGCCGCGCGCGTGGTGGGTGCCGACAAGGGCAGTGACGTGGGCGTGCTCTTCGAGGAAGCCCCGGCACCAGCCCCGGCGCCAGCCTCGGCGGAATCTGCGGTCTAGCTAGGGGTTCTTCGGCTTGGGGCGGGCATAGCGGTCCATCTCCGCCGTCCACTGCAGGAAGCTCCCCAGTCGGGCACGCTCCCGCCACATGAATCCCCAGAACTCCAGGAAGCCGACCTTGCTCATCTTCAGGCCGGTGTAGGTCTCGATGCGCCACTTCAGGTAGGGACTGCGCCAGGGGGCCAAGTGGTGGCCCCGGGTGGCGTTCCACAGGAAGCGCAGGAGATTTCGCATGGCGGTCCGGGCCCCGGAGAGCGACTCCCGAGGCCTCTCCGAGTATAGCGCGCGCGGGAGGCCGATTTTTCCGCGTGCTACAATCGACTCACTCATGGCCGACGAGGGCAAGCGCCGGCAAGCTGAAGACGCCTACTACGCCGCCCTGGATTGTTACGCCGAAGGCCGCCACGAGGAGGCCCTTGCCGCCTACCGCCGCTCGATCGAGCTGGATCCCGGCTTCACCGACGCCCTGCACGGACTGGCCAAGCTCT
It contains:
- a CDS encoding SAM-dependent chlorinase/fluorinase; amino-acid sequence: MAQRLVTFTTDFGATDHFVGTMKGVIYNINPAAQIVDICNSVHSYDVLDGALTVAQAYHYFPPDTIHLVIVDPGVGSSRRPLVVTTGKHIFVAPDNGVLSLVYEREERISARHITAEHYFLQPVSQTFHGRDVFAAVVGWLSKGVEVAKFGEEITDYVRFAAPKPKPVSDKLMKGVILKVDKFGNLITNITPKEVPQLFQPEPPSFKILVGKHEITRMRNSYAEGAAGEVFGILGSMGFLEIATHRGAAARVVGADKGSDVGVLFEEAPAPAPAPASAESAV